A stretch of Garra rufa chromosome 11, GarRuf1.0, whole genome shotgun sequence DNA encodes these proteins:
- the LOC141345454 gene encoding ATP-sensitive inward rectifier potassium channel 1-like → MTRSMREVVKEYISERRVRKYRLVTKDGRCNIEFGNVMHRNRFAYVLDIWTTFVETRWRFVILHFVASLTLSWFIFGLIWYWIARDHGDLKWQNPPANHTACVYSVNSLTYAFLFSLETQTTIGYGNVYVTDVCPGAVALIIIQSLMGSIINCFWVGVIMTKIALPKKRAKTITFSDSAVICPKKGTLCLQIRVANLRKTLMIGSQIYGKLLRTTITPEGETIILDQVSIDFMVDAGKDNLFFVCPLTLYHVIDKSSPFFDMAVDTLHQQEFELVVFLDGTAESTSSTCQVRTSYIPQEIMWGYDFLPIISRSKEGKYHVDFSNFARVVPVPTAHCAYCYHNEAGHHHHSINGIDNQAFEVIDIETPNTTKM, encoded by the coding sequence ATGACTCGTTCCATGAGAGAGGTGGTGAAGGAGTACATATCAGAGCGCCGGGTTCGCAAATACCGCCTGGTGACCAAAGACGGCCGCTGCAACATTGAGTTTGGCAATGTAATGCACAGAAACCGCTTCGCCTACGTCCTCGACATATGGACCACCTTTGTGGAGACCCGATGGCGCTTTGTTATCTTGCACTTCGTAGCATCCTTGACCCTCAGCTGGTTCATTTTCGGCCTCATCTGGTACTGGATTGCTAGAGACCACGGCGACTTGAAGTGGCAGAATCCACCTGCGAATCACACGGCATGTGTCTACAGCGTCAACAGCCTAACTTACGCCTTCCTCTTTTCACTGGAGACCCAAACCACCATTGGTTATGGAAATGTGTACGTCACCGACGTCTGTCCAGGAGCTGTGGCTCTGATTATAATTCAGAGTCTTATGGGCTCCATAATCAACTGCTTCTGGGTCGGTGTAATTATGACCAAAATCGCCCTTCCCAAGAAGAGAGCCAAGACCATAACCTTCAGTGACTCCGCAGTTATCTGCCCTAAAAAAGGTACCCTTTGCCTTCAGATCCGCGTGGCCAACCTGCGCAAGACCTTGATGATCGGTAGCCAGATTTACGGCAAGCTCCTGAGGACCACGATCACTCCTGAAGGTGAGACCATCATCTTGGACCAGGTCAGCATTGACTTCATGGTGGATGCCGGCAAGGACAACCTGTTTTTCGTTTGTCCGTTGACTCTATACCATGTCATCGACAAATCCAGCCCATTCTTTGACATGGCAGTGGACACTCTGCATCAGCAGGAGTTTGAGCTTGTGGTGTTTCTCGATGGCACAGCCGAGTCTACCAGCTCCACCTGCCAGGTCAGGACTTCCTACATCCCTCAGGAGATCATGTGGGGCTATGACTTCCTCCCGATCATCTCCCGCAGCAAAGAGGGAAAATACCACGTTGACTTTTCCAACTTCGCCAGGGTGGTGCCTGTACCGACCGCTCATTGCGCCTACTGCTACCACAACGAGGCAGGACACCATCACCACTCCATCAATGGCATTGATAACCAGGCTTTTGAGGTGATTGACATTGAGACACCCAATACCACCAAAATGTAA